One genomic window of Fibrobacter sp. includes the following:
- a CDS encoding fibrobacter succinogenes major paralogous domain-containing protein, whose amino-acid sequence MEKTKIKLLAKVISMTGLVLIFAACGDDSNPTNTEQTNTEVTSLVDVRDGKTYKITTIRSQIWMAENLNYETADSYCYGDVASNCAIYGRLYSWFDALTACPSGWHLPDSLEFKALFLAVGGRDVAGKLLKSTTGWDSNGNGTDDYSFSALPAGFYDGVFRAAGSIAYFWSSTERSDGNASIMLLDFAFDRGYFLNFPKPTGLSVRCLKD is encoded by the coding sequence ATGGAAAAAACAAAAATAAAATTACTCGCCAAAGTCATTAGTATGACGGGTCTTGTGCTTATCTTTGCCGCTTGCGGCGATGATAGCAATCCAACTAATACGGAGCAAACTAATACGGAGGTCACGTCACTTGTAGACGTAAGAGATGGAAAGACATATAAAATCACGACTATTAGAAGCCAGATTTGGATGGCGGAGAACTTGAACTATGAAACGGCAGACAGTTATTGCTATGGAGATGTTGCTTCCAACTGCGCTATATATGGTCGTCTATACAGTTGGTTTGATGCTTTGACTGCTTGCCCCAGCGGATGGCATTTGCCCGACTCTTTGGAATTTAAGGCCTTATTCTTAGCAGTTGGCGGCAGAGATGTGGCAGGTAAGTTGCTCAAGTCCACTACAGGATGGGATAGTAACGGCAATGGTACCGATGACTATTCCTTTTCGGCGTTGCCTGCAGGTTTCTACGATGGGGTTTTCCGCGCCGCGGGCAGCATCGCGTACTTCTGGAGTTCTACGGAGAGAAGCGACGGCAACGCGAGCATCATGCTCTTGGACTTCGCTTTCGACAGAGGGTACTTCCTTAACTTCCCTAAGCCCACGGGGTTGTCTGTTCGTTGCCTTAAGGATTAA